A stretch of the Nothobranchius furzeri strain GRZ-AD chromosome 5, NfurGRZ-RIMD1, whole genome shotgun sequence genome encodes the following:
- the kiaa0319 gene encoding dyslexia-associated protein KIAA0319 isoform X3, with product MWEKTFLLLHVMEAVMAPPCWQGATFPEAVVSPAVESSGIIHVAGVTSLPQCVAACCDLPGYDLAWVFKGRCYILSCQQEANCQPQVRPGSDSVLAFLQRSSSPQTLLLQSLVRGEEYGGGWGPGRDLEALKGLALFDGTQPDFSDPRILDVEYSEGGSEAGRAPGDASQITSEAGSETTPKQNSVTQINPTFLEMLGQGDENRTEPPTVSSAAAEEGMKSWSSSGSTTLKPQDSIPRNVLTSHHDIITIAEAAGPPLAPSLGNPVDLTTARLLLEPSSPSDVSSTTDLLWFLQSQTPTTIPLLQDLTSDPPGTSSAVSTPITNSVEVSGSNRPPTAIVGPDRKLFLPLSSILLNGSSSTDDRSISSYHWEVVRGCPGLKLEDADQAVAMLTGIQAGYYTFRLTVSDQQGAMDSALLTVRVQEARTPTPPVAHASGSHVLTLPNNSLVLRGSVTGGDQTQVHFLWTRDNQSPAAGLVLFGSGTRAWLYLSDLVEGTYLFQLKVTDALGRSNTATATVEVRPEPGGSEQVELELLVPVSQVSVAQRDTVVRQLAALIHVLDQDIQVRVLQERTHLSSVLRFSVRGPSGPVSASKLAVMLRKQLLREKSDYLLFRVLRIDTVVCQLSCSGQGQCDPITKQCVCDPFWTENLIRRYLGDGESNCEWRVLFVVLSSFLLMVSILSLSWTFICCSRRGRRAKGRRRTRYTILDDMDEQERLELRPKFCIKHRSTEHNSSLMMSESELDSEQDAIFSRNRTSAQATLLRGT from the exons ATGTGGGAGAAAACATTCCTGCTGCTGCACGTCATGGAAG CTGTAATGGCACCTCCATGCTGGCAGGGGGCCACATTTCCAGAGGCGGTGGTTTCTCCAGCGGTGGAGAGCAGCGGGATCATACATGTGGCCGGTGTAACATCTCTGCCACAGTGTGTGGCGGCGTGCTGCGACCTGCCCGGGTACGACCTGGCCTGGGTCTTTAAAGGTCGCTGCTACATTCTGAGCTGCCAGCAGGAGGCAAACTGCCAACCCCAGGTTAGGCCCGGTTCCGACTCGGTTCTGGCCTTCCTGCAGAGGTCCTCATCGCCTCAGACTTTGCTGCTTCAGTCTTTAGTGAGAGGAGAGGAATATGGTGGCGGCTGGGGGCCTGGCAGGGACCTGGAAGCCCTGAAAGGTCTCGCCCTGTTTGATGGAACCCAACCAGACTTCTCGGACCCCAGGATTCTGGATGTGGAATACTCAGAGGGAGGCTCAGAGGCGGGTCGGGCTCCGGGTGATGCTAGTCAGATAACATCAGAGGCCGGTTCCGAAACGACGCCTAAACAGAACAGTGTGACACAAATCAACCCAACCTTTCTGGAAATGTTGGGTCAGGGAGATGAAAACAGAACTGAACCACCAACAgtttcttctgctgctgctgaggaaGGG ATGAAATCCTGGAGCAGCTCAGGTTCCACAACTCTGAAACCTCAGGACTCCATCCCCAGAAATGTTTTGACATCACACCATGACATCATCACCATAGCAGAGGCAG CAGGCCCGCCCCTGGCTCCATCCCTGGGAAACCCTGTGGATCTGACCACAGCGAGGCTCCTACTGGAACCATCAAGTCCGTCTGATGTCTCCAGCACGACAG ACCTGTTATGGTTTCTTCAGTCCCAAACACCCACCACCATTCCGCTGCTACAGGACCTGACCTCTGACCCACCTGGAACCTCCTCAGCTGTCAGCACTCCCATCACAAACTCTGTAG AGGTCAGTGGGTCAAACAGGCCCCCGACTGCCATCGTAGGTCCTGACAGGAAGTTGTTTCTCCCTCTGAGCAGCATTTTGCTCAACGGCAGCAGCAGCACCGATGACCGCAGCATCAGCAGCTACCACTGGGAGGTGGTGCG TGGTTGTCCTGGGCTGAAGCTGGAGGATGCAGATCAAGCTGTCGCCATGTTGACGGGTATCCAAGCTGGATACTACACCTTCAGACTGACAGTGAGTGACCAGCAGGGGGCGATGGACAGTGCCTTGCTGACAGTTAGGGTCCAAGAAG CTAGGACTCCCACCCCACCAGTCGCTCATGCCAGCGGCAGCCATGTCCTCACTCTGCCCAATAACTCTCTGGTCCTGAGAGGCTCAGTGACGGGAGGAGACCAGACCCAGGTCCACTTCCTGTGGACCAGAGACAACCAGAGTCCAGCAGCCGGG CTGGTGCTGTTTGGTTCTGGGACCCGTGCCTGGCTGTACCTGTCAGACTTGGTTGAAGGAACCTACCTGTTCCAGCTAAAGGTGACCGACGCTTTGGGCCGCTCCAACACTGCCACAGCCACTGTGGAGGTCCGACCAG AGCCCGGCGGGTCGGAGCAGGTGGAGCTGGAGCTTCTGGTGCCGGTTTCCCAGGTGAGTGTGGCTCAGAGGGACACAGTGGTCCGACAGCTCGCCGCTCTGATCCACGTCCTGGACCAAGACATCCAGGTCCGGGTTCTGCAGGAGCGGACTCACCTCAG CTCGGTTCTGCGTTTTTCCGTCCGAGGCCCATCTGGACCTGTTTCTGCTTCCAAACTGGCGGTTATGCTGAGGAAGCAGCTGCTCAGAGAGAAGAGTGACTACCTGCTGTTCCGGGTCCTTAGAATCGACACCGTTG tgTGTCAGCTGAGCTGTTCAGGGCAGGGTCAGTGTGATCCAATCaccaagcagtgtgtgtgtgacccaTTCTGGACTGAGAATCTGATTCGTCGTTACCTTGGTGACGGGGAGAGTAATTGTG AGTGGAgggttctgtttgtggttctgaGCAGCTTTCTTTTGATGGTCTCCATCCTGTCTCTCAGCTGGACATTCATCTGCTGTAGCAGGAG GGGGAGACGGGCCAAAGGAAGGAGGAGAACCCGCTACACCATCCTGGATGACATGGACGAGCAGGAGAGGCTTGAGCTGCGACCCAAATTCT GTATTAAACACCGCAGCACGGAGCACAACTCCAGCCTCATGATGTCCGAATCAGAGCTGGACAGCGAGCAGGATGCAATCTTCAGCCGGAACCGGACCAGCGCCCAGGCCACCCTCTTGAGGGGTACCTGA
- the kiaa0319 gene encoding dyslexia-associated protein KIAA0319 isoform X2 codes for MWEKTFLLLHVMEAVMAPPCWQGATFPEAVVSPAVESSGIIHVAGVTSLPQCVAACCDLPGYDLAWVFKGRCYILSCQQEANCQPQVRPGSDSVLAFLQRSSSPQTLLLQSLVRGEEYGGGWGPGRDLEALKGLALFDGTQPDFSDPRILDVEYSEGGSEAGRAPGDASQITSEAGSETTPKQNSVTQINPTFLEMLGQGDENRTEPPTVSSAAAEEGMKSWSSSGSTTLKPQDSIPRNVLTSHHDIITIAEAVAGPPLAPSLGNPVDLTTARLLLEPSSPSDVSSTTDLLWFLQSQTPTTIPLLQDLTSDPPGTSSAVSTPITNSVEVSGSNRPPTAIVGPDRKLFLPLSSILLNGSSSTDDRSISSYHWEVVRGCPGLKLEDADQAVAMLTGIQAGYYTFRLTVSDQQGAMDSALLTVRVQEARTPTPPVAHASGSHVLTLPNNSLVLRGSVTGGDQTQVHFLWTRDNQSPAAGLVLFGSGTRAWLYLSDLVEGTYLFQLKVTDALGRSNTATATVEVRPEPGGSEQVELELLVPVSQVSVAQRDTVVRQLAALIHVLDQDIQVRVLQERTHLSSVLRFSVRGPSGPVSASKLAVMLRKQLLREKSDYLLFRVLRIDTVVCQLSCSGQGQCDPITKQCVCDPFWTENLIRRYLGDGESNCEWRVLFVVLSSFLLMVSILSLSWTFICCSRRGRRAKGRRRTRYTILDDMDEQERLELRPKFCIKHRSTEHNSSLMMSESELDSEQDAIFSRNRTSAQATLLRGT; via the exons ATGTGGGAGAAAACATTCCTGCTGCTGCACGTCATGGAAG CTGTAATGGCACCTCCATGCTGGCAGGGGGCCACATTTCCAGAGGCGGTGGTTTCTCCAGCGGTGGAGAGCAGCGGGATCATACATGTGGCCGGTGTAACATCTCTGCCACAGTGTGTGGCGGCGTGCTGCGACCTGCCCGGGTACGACCTGGCCTGGGTCTTTAAAGGTCGCTGCTACATTCTGAGCTGCCAGCAGGAGGCAAACTGCCAACCCCAGGTTAGGCCCGGTTCCGACTCGGTTCTGGCCTTCCTGCAGAGGTCCTCATCGCCTCAGACTTTGCTGCTTCAGTCTTTAGTGAGAGGAGAGGAATATGGTGGCGGCTGGGGGCCTGGCAGGGACCTGGAAGCCCTGAAAGGTCTCGCCCTGTTTGATGGAACCCAACCAGACTTCTCGGACCCCAGGATTCTGGATGTGGAATACTCAGAGGGAGGCTCAGAGGCGGGTCGGGCTCCGGGTGATGCTAGTCAGATAACATCAGAGGCCGGTTCCGAAACGACGCCTAAACAGAACAGTGTGACACAAATCAACCCAACCTTTCTGGAAATGTTGGGTCAGGGAGATGAAAACAGAACTGAACCACCAACAgtttcttctgctgctgctgaggaaGGG ATGAAATCCTGGAGCAGCTCAGGTTCCACAACTCTGAAACCTCAGGACTCCATCCCCAGAAATGTTTTGACATCACACCATGACATCATCACCATAGCAGAGGCAG TAGCAGGCCCGCCCCTGGCTCCATCCCTGGGAAACCCTGTGGATCTGACCACAGCGAGGCTCCTACTGGAACCATCAAGTCCGTCTGATGTCTCCAGCACGACAG ACCTGTTATGGTTTCTTCAGTCCCAAACACCCACCACCATTCCGCTGCTACAGGACCTGACCTCTGACCCACCTGGAACCTCCTCAGCTGTCAGCACTCCCATCACAAACTCTGTAG AGGTCAGTGGGTCAAACAGGCCCCCGACTGCCATCGTAGGTCCTGACAGGAAGTTGTTTCTCCCTCTGAGCAGCATTTTGCTCAACGGCAGCAGCAGCACCGATGACCGCAGCATCAGCAGCTACCACTGGGAGGTGGTGCG TGGTTGTCCTGGGCTGAAGCTGGAGGATGCAGATCAAGCTGTCGCCATGTTGACGGGTATCCAAGCTGGATACTACACCTTCAGACTGACAGTGAGTGACCAGCAGGGGGCGATGGACAGTGCCTTGCTGACAGTTAGGGTCCAAGAAG CTAGGACTCCCACCCCACCAGTCGCTCATGCCAGCGGCAGCCATGTCCTCACTCTGCCCAATAACTCTCTGGTCCTGAGAGGCTCAGTGACGGGAGGAGACCAGACCCAGGTCCACTTCCTGTGGACCAGAGACAACCAGAGTCCAGCAGCCGGG CTGGTGCTGTTTGGTTCTGGGACCCGTGCCTGGCTGTACCTGTCAGACTTGGTTGAAGGAACCTACCTGTTCCAGCTAAAGGTGACCGACGCTTTGGGCCGCTCCAACACTGCCACAGCCACTGTGGAGGTCCGACCAG AGCCCGGCGGGTCGGAGCAGGTGGAGCTGGAGCTTCTGGTGCCGGTTTCCCAGGTGAGTGTGGCTCAGAGGGACACAGTGGTCCGACAGCTCGCCGCTCTGATCCACGTCCTGGACCAAGACATCCAGGTCCGGGTTCTGCAGGAGCGGACTCACCTCAG CTCGGTTCTGCGTTTTTCCGTCCGAGGCCCATCTGGACCTGTTTCTGCTTCCAAACTGGCGGTTATGCTGAGGAAGCAGCTGCTCAGAGAGAAGAGTGACTACCTGCTGTTCCGGGTCCTTAGAATCGACACCGTTG tgTGTCAGCTGAGCTGTTCAGGGCAGGGTCAGTGTGATCCAATCaccaagcagtgtgtgtgtgacccaTTCTGGACTGAGAATCTGATTCGTCGTTACCTTGGTGACGGGGAGAGTAATTGTG AGTGGAgggttctgtttgtggttctgaGCAGCTTTCTTTTGATGGTCTCCATCCTGTCTCTCAGCTGGACATTCATCTGCTGTAGCAGGAG GGGGAGACGGGCCAAAGGAAGGAGGAGAACCCGCTACACCATCCTGGATGACATGGACGAGCAGGAGAGGCTTGAGCTGCGACCCAAATTCT GTATTAAACACCGCAGCACGGAGCACAACTCCAGCCTCATGATGTCCGAATCAGAGCTGGACAGCGAGCAGGATGCAATCTTCAGCCGGAACCGGACCAGCGCCCAGGCCACCCTCTTGAGGGGTACCTGA
- the kiaa0319 gene encoding dyslexia-associated protein KIAA0319 isoform X1, producing MWEKTFLLLHVMEAVMAPPCWQGATFPEAVVSPAVESSGIIHVAGVTSLPQCVAACCDLPGYDLAWVFKGRCYILSCQQEANCQPQVRPGSDSVLAFLQRSSSPQTLLLQSLVRGEEYGGGWGPGRDLEALKGLALFDGTQPDFSDPRILDVEYSEGGSEAGRAPGDASQITSEAGSETTPKQNSVTQINPTFLEMLGQGDENRTEPPTVSSAAAEEGMKSWSSSGSTTLKPQDSIPRNVLTSHHDIITIAEAGEIKQVYLEPVCRLSVAGPPLAPSLGNPVDLTTARLLLEPSSPSDVSSTTDLLWFLQSQTPTTIPLLQDLTSDPPGTSSAVSTPITNSVEVSGSNRPPTAIVGPDRKLFLPLSSILLNGSSSTDDRSISSYHWEVVRGCPGLKLEDADQAVAMLTGIQAGYYTFRLTVSDQQGAMDSALLTVRVQEARTPTPPVAHASGSHVLTLPNNSLVLRGSVTGGDQTQVHFLWTRDNQSPAAGLVLFGSGTRAWLYLSDLVEGTYLFQLKVTDALGRSNTATATVEVRPEPGGSEQVELELLVPVSQVSVAQRDTVVRQLAALIHVLDQDIQVRVLQERTHLSSVLRFSVRGPSGPVSASKLAVMLRKQLLREKSDYLLFRVLRIDTVVCQLSCSGQGQCDPITKQCVCDPFWTENLIRRYLGDGESNCEWRVLFVVLSSFLLMVSILSLSWTFICCSRRGRRAKGRRRTRYTILDDMDEQERLELRPKFCIKHRSTEHNSSLMMSESELDSEQDAIFSRNRTSAQATLLRGT from the exons ATGTGGGAGAAAACATTCCTGCTGCTGCACGTCATGGAAG CTGTAATGGCACCTCCATGCTGGCAGGGGGCCACATTTCCAGAGGCGGTGGTTTCTCCAGCGGTGGAGAGCAGCGGGATCATACATGTGGCCGGTGTAACATCTCTGCCACAGTGTGTGGCGGCGTGCTGCGACCTGCCCGGGTACGACCTGGCCTGGGTCTTTAAAGGTCGCTGCTACATTCTGAGCTGCCAGCAGGAGGCAAACTGCCAACCCCAGGTTAGGCCCGGTTCCGACTCGGTTCTGGCCTTCCTGCAGAGGTCCTCATCGCCTCAGACTTTGCTGCTTCAGTCTTTAGTGAGAGGAGAGGAATATGGTGGCGGCTGGGGGCCTGGCAGGGACCTGGAAGCCCTGAAAGGTCTCGCCCTGTTTGATGGAACCCAACCAGACTTCTCGGACCCCAGGATTCTGGATGTGGAATACTCAGAGGGAGGCTCAGAGGCGGGTCGGGCTCCGGGTGATGCTAGTCAGATAACATCAGAGGCCGGTTCCGAAACGACGCCTAAACAGAACAGTGTGACACAAATCAACCCAACCTTTCTGGAAATGTTGGGTCAGGGAGATGAAAACAGAACTGAACCACCAACAgtttcttctgctgctgctgaggaaGGG ATGAAATCCTGGAGCAGCTCAGGTTCCACAACTCTGAAACCTCAGGACTCCATCCCCAGAAATGTTTTGACATCACACCATGACATCATCACCATAGCAGAGGCAG GTGAGATCAAGCAGGTTTACCTGGAACCAGTTTGCCGTCTTTCAGTAGCAGGCCCGCCCCTGGCTCCATCCCTGGGAAACCCTGTGGATCTGACCACAGCGAGGCTCCTACTGGAACCATCAAGTCCGTCTGATGTCTCCAGCACGACAG ACCTGTTATGGTTTCTTCAGTCCCAAACACCCACCACCATTCCGCTGCTACAGGACCTGACCTCTGACCCACCTGGAACCTCCTCAGCTGTCAGCACTCCCATCACAAACTCTGTAG AGGTCAGTGGGTCAAACAGGCCCCCGACTGCCATCGTAGGTCCTGACAGGAAGTTGTTTCTCCCTCTGAGCAGCATTTTGCTCAACGGCAGCAGCAGCACCGATGACCGCAGCATCAGCAGCTACCACTGGGAGGTGGTGCG TGGTTGTCCTGGGCTGAAGCTGGAGGATGCAGATCAAGCTGTCGCCATGTTGACGGGTATCCAAGCTGGATACTACACCTTCAGACTGACAGTGAGTGACCAGCAGGGGGCGATGGACAGTGCCTTGCTGACAGTTAGGGTCCAAGAAG CTAGGACTCCCACCCCACCAGTCGCTCATGCCAGCGGCAGCCATGTCCTCACTCTGCCCAATAACTCTCTGGTCCTGAGAGGCTCAGTGACGGGAGGAGACCAGACCCAGGTCCACTTCCTGTGGACCAGAGACAACCAGAGTCCAGCAGCCGGG CTGGTGCTGTTTGGTTCTGGGACCCGTGCCTGGCTGTACCTGTCAGACTTGGTTGAAGGAACCTACCTGTTCCAGCTAAAGGTGACCGACGCTTTGGGCCGCTCCAACACTGCCACAGCCACTGTGGAGGTCCGACCAG AGCCCGGCGGGTCGGAGCAGGTGGAGCTGGAGCTTCTGGTGCCGGTTTCCCAGGTGAGTGTGGCTCAGAGGGACACAGTGGTCCGACAGCTCGCCGCTCTGATCCACGTCCTGGACCAAGACATCCAGGTCCGGGTTCTGCAGGAGCGGACTCACCTCAG CTCGGTTCTGCGTTTTTCCGTCCGAGGCCCATCTGGACCTGTTTCTGCTTCCAAACTGGCGGTTATGCTGAGGAAGCAGCTGCTCAGAGAGAAGAGTGACTACCTGCTGTTCCGGGTCCTTAGAATCGACACCGTTG tgTGTCAGCTGAGCTGTTCAGGGCAGGGTCAGTGTGATCCAATCaccaagcagtgtgtgtgtgacccaTTCTGGACTGAGAATCTGATTCGTCGTTACCTTGGTGACGGGGAGAGTAATTGTG AGTGGAgggttctgtttgtggttctgaGCAGCTTTCTTTTGATGGTCTCCATCCTGTCTCTCAGCTGGACATTCATCTGCTGTAGCAGGAG GGGGAGACGGGCCAAAGGAAGGAGGAGAACCCGCTACACCATCCTGGATGACATGGACGAGCAGGAGAGGCTTGAGCTGCGACCCAAATTCT GTATTAAACACCGCAGCACGGAGCACAACTCCAGCCTCATGATGTCCGAATCAGAGCTGGACAGCGAGCAGGATGCAATCTTCAGCCGGAACCGGACCAGCGCCCAGGCCACCCTCTTGAGGGGTACCTGA
- the kiaa0319 gene encoding dyslexia-associated protein KIAA0319 isoform X4 gives MWEKTFLLLHVMEAVMAPPCWQGATFPEAVVSPAVESSGIIHVAGVTSLPQCVAACCDLPGYDLAWVFKGRCYILSCQQEANCQPQVRPGSDSVLAFLQRSSSPQTLLLQSLVRGEEYGGGWGPGRDLEALKGLALFDGTQPDFSDPRILDVEYSEGGSEAGRAPGDASQITSEAGSETTPKQNSVTQINPTFLEMLGQGDENRTEPPTVSSAAAEEGMKSWSSSGSTTLKPQDSIPRNVLTSHHDIITIAEAGEIKQVYLEPVCRLSVAGPPLAPSLGNPVDLTTARLLLEPSSPSDVSSTTDLLWFLQSQTPTTIPLLQDLTSDPPGTSSAVSTPITNSVEVSGSNRPPTAIVGPDRKLFLPLSSILLNGSSSTDDRSISSYHWEVVRGCPGLKLEDADQAVAMLTGIQAGYYTFRLTVSDQQGAMDSALLTVRVQEARTPTPPVAHASGSHVLTLPNNSLVLRGSVTGGDQTQVHFLWTRDNQSPAAGLVLFGSGTRAWLYLSDLVEGTYLFQLKVTDALGRSNTATATVEVRPEPGGSEQVELELLVPVSQVSVAQRDTVVRQLAALIHVLDQDIQVRVLQERTHLSSVLRFSVRGPSGPVSASKLAVMLRKQLLREKSDYLLFRVLRIDTVVCQLSCSGQGQCDPITKQCVCDPFWTENLIRRYLGDGESNCAGHSSAVAGGGDGPKEGGEPATPSWMTWTSRRGLSCDPNSVLNTAARSTTPAS, from the exons ATGTGGGAGAAAACATTCCTGCTGCTGCACGTCATGGAAG CTGTAATGGCACCTCCATGCTGGCAGGGGGCCACATTTCCAGAGGCGGTGGTTTCTCCAGCGGTGGAGAGCAGCGGGATCATACATGTGGCCGGTGTAACATCTCTGCCACAGTGTGTGGCGGCGTGCTGCGACCTGCCCGGGTACGACCTGGCCTGGGTCTTTAAAGGTCGCTGCTACATTCTGAGCTGCCAGCAGGAGGCAAACTGCCAACCCCAGGTTAGGCCCGGTTCCGACTCGGTTCTGGCCTTCCTGCAGAGGTCCTCATCGCCTCAGACTTTGCTGCTTCAGTCTTTAGTGAGAGGAGAGGAATATGGTGGCGGCTGGGGGCCTGGCAGGGACCTGGAAGCCCTGAAAGGTCTCGCCCTGTTTGATGGAACCCAACCAGACTTCTCGGACCCCAGGATTCTGGATGTGGAATACTCAGAGGGAGGCTCAGAGGCGGGTCGGGCTCCGGGTGATGCTAGTCAGATAACATCAGAGGCCGGTTCCGAAACGACGCCTAAACAGAACAGTGTGACACAAATCAACCCAACCTTTCTGGAAATGTTGGGTCAGGGAGATGAAAACAGAACTGAACCACCAACAgtttcttctgctgctgctgaggaaGGG ATGAAATCCTGGAGCAGCTCAGGTTCCACAACTCTGAAACCTCAGGACTCCATCCCCAGAAATGTTTTGACATCACACCATGACATCATCACCATAGCAGAGGCAG GTGAGATCAAGCAGGTTTACCTGGAACCAGTTTGCCGTCTTTCAGTAGCAGGCCCGCCCCTGGCTCCATCCCTGGGAAACCCTGTGGATCTGACCACAGCGAGGCTCCTACTGGAACCATCAAGTCCGTCTGATGTCTCCAGCACGACAG ACCTGTTATGGTTTCTTCAGTCCCAAACACCCACCACCATTCCGCTGCTACAGGACCTGACCTCTGACCCACCTGGAACCTCCTCAGCTGTCAGCACTCCCATCACAAACTCTGTAG AGGTCAGTGGGTCAAACAGGCCCCCGACTGCCATCGTAGGTCCTGACAGGAAGTTGTTTCTCCCTCTGAGCAGCATTTTGCTCAACGGCAGCAGCAGCACCGATGACCGCAGCATCAGCAGCTACCACTGGGAGGTGGTGCG TGGTTGTCCTGGGCTGAAGCTGGAGGATGCAGATCAAGCTGTCGCCATGTTGACGGGTATCCAAGCTGGATACTACACCTTCAGACTGACAGTGAGTGACCAGCAGGGGGCGATGGACAGTGCCTTGCTGACAGTTAGGGTCCAAGAAG CTAGGACTCCCACCCCACCAGTCGCTCATGCCAGCGGCAGCCATGTCCTCACTCTGCCCAATAACTCTCTGGTCCTGAGAGGCTCAGTGACGGGAGGAGACCAGACCCAGGTCCACTTCCTGTGGACCAGAGACAACCAGAGTCCAGCAGCCGGG CTGGTGCTGTTTGGTTCTGGGACCCGTGCCTGGCTGTACCTGTCAGACTTGGTTGAAGGAACCTACCTGTTCCAGCTAAAGGTGACCGACGCTTTGGGCCGCTCCAACACTGCCACAGCCACTGTGGAGGTCCGACCAG AGCCCGGCGGGTCGGAGCAGGTGGAGCTGGAGCTTCTGGTGCCGGTTTCCCAGGTGAGTGTGGCTCAGAGGGACACAGTGGTCCGACAGCTCGCCGCTCTGATCCACGTCCTGGACCAAGACATCCAGGTCCGGGTTCTGCAGGAGCGGACTCACCTCAG CTCGGTTCTGCGTTTTTCCGTCCGAGGCCCATCTGGACCTGTTTCTGCTTCCAAACTGGCGGTTATGCTGAGGAAGCAGCTGCTCAGAGAGAAGAGTGACTACCTGCTGTTCCGGGTCCTTAGAATCGACACCGTTG tgTGTCAGCTGAGCTGTTCAGGGCAGGGTCAGTGTGATCCAATCaccaagcagtgtgtgtgtgacccaTTCTGGACTGAGAATCTGATTCGTCGTTACCTTGGTGACGGGGAGAGTAATTGTG CTGGACATTCATCTGCTGTAGCAGGAG GGGGAGACGGGCCAAAGGAAGGAGGAGAACCCGCTACACCATCCTGGATGACATGGACGAGCAGGAGAGGCTTGAGCTGCGACCCAAATTCT GTATTAAACACCGCAGCACGGAGCACAACTCCAGCCTCATGA